CTCTGTGAGTGAAGGGTTTGGCGTCACTGCCGCTGTAAGTCACAGAAACGTGACCGTCACCTACTAGCTGATATTTATAGGTAACCAACCCCTCTAATCCCACTGGGCCGCGAGGGGGCATCTTTTGGGTGCTGATGCCGACTTCGGCCCCGAAGCCATAGCGAAAGCCATCGGCAAAGCGGGTAGAGCAGTTGTGGTAGACACCGGCAGCATCGACACGATCCATAAAGTGGGCGGCGGTGGCAGGGTTTTGAGTGGCAATGGCTTCCGTATGGCGCGACCCATAGGTATTGATGTGGACGATCGCCTCATCCACCGACGCCACAACTTTGATCGCCAAAATCAGATCGCTGTACTCCGTCGCCCAGTCTTCCTCTGTGGCGGAGGCTAAATCGGGCAAAATCTGCTGCGCCAGCCGATCGCCCCGCAGCTCTACTTGAGCAGCCCGCAGCGCCGCCGCCAGAGGTGGCAACCCTTGAGCGGCAGCATCTTGGTGAATCAGCAGGGTTTCGATCGCATTGCAGGCCGAGGGATAGGCAGTTTTGGCATCGACGGCGATCGCAATCGCCTGGGCCAAATTTGCCTCGCTGTCGATGTACAAATGGCAAATGCCATCGGCGTGACCCAGCACCGGAATGCGCGTATTCTCTTGCACGAAGCGCACAAACGCGTTGGAGCCGCGTGGAATGATCAGATCCACGTAACCTTCGAGATTCAGCAGGGCGCGGGTTTCTTCGCGGGTGGTCAAGAGCTGCACCGCCGCTGGGTCTACCCCAGCATTCTCAAGCCCCTCTTTGATCGCCCCCACCAGAGCAGTGCACGATCGCACCGCCTCTTTGCCCCCTTTGAGAATCACTCCGTTGCCCGACTTAATCGCCAGGGCCGAAATCTGCATCACCGCGTCGGGGCGCGACTCAAAGATTACCCCCAGCACCCCTAAGGGCACCGCCAGCCGCTTGAGCACTAATCCCTCGTCTAGCTCGCGGTGAATTTGCACCGTTCCTACCGGGTCGGGCAGGCGGGCTACGTCGCGCACACCGGCGATCGCCCCCGCCAGCTTCACCCCATCCAGCTTGAGCCGTCCGTACAGCGGCTTGGCCAGGTTGTCGGCTAGAGCAGCTTCGCAATCTGCTTGGTTGGCCGCCACAATGCGATCGGCATTGGCTTCAAGGGCAGCGGCCACGGCCTCGATCGCCTGGTTTTTGGCCTCAGCAGAGAGACTAGCTAAAGTTTGAGCCGCCTGGCGAGTGGCCTGGGCGATCGCCAACAGCGGCTGAGTAGCGGCAGCATCCTGGGCAAGGGGAGAAACGGTCATAGCAATACGACAACCCGGCAATACTCCAGTCTACCGTTTCCCTGGAGACAGGTTTACGGTCCCAAGTTTATGGTCTGAGGTCTAGAAATACTTCACCTCCCCTTACCCATCCACCCCCTTATCCATCCACCCATCCACCTACTCCTCCGGCGGTTCATCCAAGTGATCCGACGCTTCCCGATAGAGATTGAAAACGTGATCGTCCTTGAGGCAGTAGAGCACATTGCGCCCCTGCTTGCGGTAGCTGACCAGACGAGTGGCGCGCAAGATGCGCAGCTGATGGGACACCGCCGACTCGCTCATGGCCACGGCAGTTGCTAGCTCACCTACCCGCATTTCGCTCAGAGCCAGAGCCGAGAGAATGCGCCAGCGATTGGGATCGCCCAGCACGCCAAAAAATTCGGCCATGCGCTGGGCCTTTTCTATGCTCAAAATCTCGTCCACAGGCGACGAACCAGCGTGATGGCAGGAAGGGTCATCGAGAGGGGGGCGATCGCCAGCCATACCAGTGATCTCTGAAGAATAGCCAGGGCCTAGGGACATATCCCAATTATCACAGCAAACAATAGTGAACCATTTAACCCATGAACACTTGTTCACATGTTATAGTCAACTTATGAACAGGTGTTCAAGTATTGAGCATCAGTTTAGTTCACCTAGCCCAAGAGGAACCTTGCTATGACTACCGTTACCCAAATGAAATGCGCCTGCGACTCCTGCCTGTGCATTGTTGACACCAGCCAGGCCCTAGAGAAAGATGGCCAGTACTTTTGCAGTGATGCCTGCGCCGACGGTCACCCCGAGGGGTCTTCGGGCTGTGGTCACACTGGCTGCGGCTGTAATAGCTAACCCGTTGCGACAGCAAGGTGCAGGGGATTCAGTTGCCTGCACCCTGCTGTTCCCATTCACCGCTAGCAGCCTAAACCCCATTAAAATCAAGAAAGAGGCGAATCAAGGGATAGGCTAAGAAATGGCACAAAATGACCCAAACCGGGTGCTACGGCTGCTGCCGCTGGTAACGGGAAGCTTGGGCGGCACCCTGCTGCTGCTCAACCGAGTGCTGACTCCAGCCCTGACCGAATCTCAGGCGCGATCGGACGTGATGGGTGTGATTCTTAGCGCTCTGCTGATTTTGACGGGCTTGCTGTGGCAGCGGGTGCAGCCTACCCTGCCTGAAGCCGTTGCCTTAATTGGAGAAGAAGGGTTAGAGCTAGATGAGGCCCTGCCCGATGCCGCTAAAACTGAACTGGCCTGGGCTTCTCACCTGCTATTGACCAACACCGTTACGCGCTCCGTCGTCGTCTACCGCCAGGGCAAAACCCTGCTGCGGCGCGGAATCTTAGCTCCTAAAGCCGAGGTCACCCCCGGCCCAATCTTGAAACGAGTGTTGGAGACTGGCAAAGCAGTGTATCTGGTCAAACTCAGCATTTACCCAGGCCGTGTAGAGTTCGACTATTTGCCTGAAAATACTCAGGGCGTAATCTGTCAGCCCATGGGTCAGGGCGGCGCGCTGATCTTGGCCGCCAATGCCCCCCGTAGCTACACCCGCCAAGACGAAGCCTGGATCGAAGGCATCGCCGACAAGCTTGGCCATACCCTAGATACATCAACGATTACCCCAGATGTCCAAGTAGAGATTTCCCAGGCGTGATAAGAAGCAATTATTAGATAACTTTCTATTGAAGAAGAGCTAATAGAACACACAACCCACCAATTAAGCAAACCATAATGTGCAGGGCAGACCAAAGATATAAAGTAGGAAACTTGCTAAAGAAAGGATCCCGACTAGCACTTTCGTCTAGCGCTTCGCATTCAATTTCTCGCAACTGTGCCTGTGGACAAAGTTGAGCGATGCGCTTGCTAATTAGTTTGGCTACTCGATAGTTTTTTAAGTAGTGCTGCGAATACTTAGCCGACATGAATAGGCCAAACAGGCCAAGAAAGATTGTCAATAACCCAACAGGAATAGTTTGCTTAGAGAATTCCTGCTGTGAAATAAAAGCAAAGGTAGCAGCCGCAATCGTAATTAGAAAATTGCTCATGGTTGCTCTTTGATCTTCAGCCTGCTTGGCAAGCACATACCTCGTTTCATACATTTTGAGCAATACTTCGACCGTGAGCTGTTTTTCTGGCTCAGGAAGCTCATGCATGCTGAAACCTCGTGTTCTTCCTTGCTTTGATGTGATGTGATTGATGTCTTCCCAATCAGTTCCTGCTAAGTTTTCTGGCCAAGCGTCGATTTCAAACTTAACCATCACAGTACCCAACTGATCTTTTGAAGAGATCAACACTAACGGCTTCGCGAGTTGCAAAGACTTCTCTCACCATAAAATTCCTCAATACAGTTCGTACTTGAGCCACTGGCAGTGGAGCGTGCCGTTATAAACCGCCACCCGCTGAGCCGATTTGAGGCCAATGTGTTGCGACAGGGCTTTGTTGCCGCTAAGGACAAAGGCCGTCCAGCCTTTGAAGCGCTGCTTCAGCACGTTCCCCAGCAGTTTGTAGAAGGCTCCTAGGTCTTCGTCGGCACCTAAACGTTCGCCGTAGGGCGGGTTGCACAGCAGAAAGCCGCTGTCGGCAGGAGCCTCTAGATCGGCCAAATCGGCGGCCCAAAAGTTAATCTGCTCGTCCAAGTCGCAGCGTTGGGCATTGAGACGGGCCTGGTGAATGATGTCGGGATCGCGATCGCACCCCCCCACCCAGGTGCCCAGATTGTCTTTGCGCGCTGCCTCCGCCTCCTGCCACAGGCGATCCCACAGGTCGCCATCAAAGTCAGGCCAGGTCTGGAAGCCAAACTCTTCGCGAAAAATGCCTGGGGCGATATTGAGCGCCGCCATGCTAGCCTCCAGGGGCAGCGTGCCAGAGCCGCAGAGAGGATCCAGTAGCGGCACGTCACCGGGCCAGTCCGTCAGCTTCACCAGCGCTGCCGCCAGGGATTCTTTCAGCGGGGCGGCTCCCACGGCGGGGCGGTAGCCACGGCGGTGCAGGCTGCTGCCCGAACTGTCGAGGCTGACGGTAGCGGTGTCGTCCTGAATGTGGACGTTGAGCCGCACCTCGGGATGCTGGGTGTCGATGGTAGAGCGATCGCCCCAGTGCTGCCGCTGCTGATCGACCACGGCATTTTTCACCTGAAGGGCAGTGAAATGGGTGTGGTTGAGGCTGCGGTTTTTGCCGGTGGCATCGACCGCAAAGGTAAGCTCAGGGGTGAGGTAAGGCCGCCAGTCAATGCTCTGAATGCCCTGGTAGAGATCTTCAGCGTCGCGGCAGGGACACTCGCCCAGCTTGACCAGCACCCGAAAGACCAGCCGCGACCAAAGGTTGACCCGATACAGCAGGGCCAGGTCGCCCTCAAAGGCAACCCCGCAAAAGCCCGGCTCAACCTGCTGAGCACCTAAATCTTCGAGTTCGGCGGCGGCCAAGGCCTCGAGCCCACGGGCAACGGTGGCGAAATATGCAGCCATGGGGCCTCCCCTATGAGTTCTGTTGTACGCCCCAGCATAGCGGGATCAAAGCCCGACTTTATAAGGCATCTACCGTTTTGTTAAGACCGGATATTTCGACACAGCTCTGGCTTAAAAGCTAAGCTATTCTATGGATAACATGATGGATAATACCCTTCTAGGTGTATTAGGTGTATGGTTGCTAGGCCAAGCAGCCCTAGGGTCACTTCTGTCCCTAGCCATCGCACCGGCCAACTGTCGAATTTTGAGAGGAACGACTTATTTCTAAGACGCAACTGGTAAACCGGCAAATTCGCTCACCTCAGGTGTTCTTAATCGACCAAGAGAACCAAAATCGGGGTCTCATGGAAACTCGCGAAGCGCTTACGCTAGCCGAGGATGCAGGACTTGACCTGGTGGTGGTCTCTAACGGCAAAGATGCCCCTGTGGCCAAAATTCTGGACTACGGCAAGCTTCAGTACCAGCAGAGTAAGCGGCAGAAGCAAAGCTCTAAGCCGTCTTTGAAAGAGGTCAAGCTGCGCCCCAACGTGGGTGAGTCTGACTACCAGCTCCGGATTCGCCGCTCGGTCGAGTGGCTGTCGAAGGGAGACTCGGTTAAGTTTTTGGTGCGCCTGCGTGGGCGTGAGCACCAGCACCGCGATCGCGCTGGAGAGCTGCTCGATAGAATCGTGAAGGACATCGGCGATGCGGGCAAAGTGCAGGCCCTCGACAAGAAGGCCCTGGTGCTGATGATTACCCCCGCCTAGGGGTAAGCCGGTCGTCTTCCCTGCTGCATTCTGGCGACTGCTTGGTCGTCCCTGGTGCTTTGCTCCTGAGTTCTACGGTTAGGTGGCCCAGTCTAAGAGCTGGGCCACCTGTTGCCATACCTTCACCGGGTTAAAGGGTTTAGCAATTACTCCAGCCACGCCTAGGGTACAGAAGCGATCGCGATCGCTGGTCAACACCTTAGCCGTGAGCAAAATTATCGGTATGGCCTGGGTCTTGCGGTTAGCCTGAAGCTGCTCGTAGACCGCAAAGCCATCCATCTCGGGCATTGAGACATCTAGCAAGATGGCATCCCAAGGGGCGGCTAAGGCCTTGTCTAAGCCCTCCTGCCCTGACCCGGCACTGTCAGTTTGCCAACCGCCAAACTCTTCAAGCGAGAGGCAAACTACTTCGCGAATGTCCAGTTCGTCGTCGATCACTAAAATCCGCTTGCTCATGCTTTCTTCAGCGGCAGCGTAAAGAAAAATGTACTGCCATGGCCGACCTGGCTCTCTACCCAGATTTCCCCGCCGTGCTGCTCCACAATCTGTTTACAGATGGCTAGCCCCAGCCCCGTGCCCCCGCGCTGCCGCGAATCCGACACATCCACCTGCTGAAAACGCTCAAAAATCATCTCCAGACGATCGGCTGGAATGCCTCTCCCCTGGTCTTTGACTGCGACCCGCGCCCAAACCGGCTGATCCCCAAGGGTAGTGTCAGGGGCCGCAATCGCTTTGGGAGTGAAGACCAGAGCCGCTGTCAGCCAAATTTTGCTCCCCGCCTCAGAAAATTTAATCGCGTTGCCCAGCAGGTTGGTGAGGGTTTGCACTACCGCATCGGGGGCGGCTAGCACCGTAGCGGCGGCGGGAGTGACCCCAATGGTGACCTTGGCTTCCAAGGCGATCGCCTCTACCCCGTTAACCGCCAGCGCCATCAGCTCATCCAGGCGGCAGGGCTCCAGATTGAGCTCAATGCGGCCCGACGTTAAACGCTCCAGGTCAAGAATATCGTTGACCAGCCGAATCAGCCTTTCAGTATTGTTAAGGGCCATACCCAGCATTTGCTGAGCTTT
This sequence is a window from Leptolyngbya subtilissima AS-A7. Protein-coding genes within it:
- a CDS encoding glutamate-5-semialdehyde dehydrogenase; translated protein: MTVSPLAQDAAATQPLLAIAQATRQAAQTLASLSAEAKNQAIEAVAAALEANADRIVAANQADCEAALADNLAKPLYGRLKLDGVKLAGAIAGVRDVARLPDPVGTVQIHRELDEGLVLKRLAVPLGVLGVIFESRPDAVMQISALAIKSGNGVILKGGKEAVRSCTALVGAIKEGLENAGVDPAAVQLLTTREETRALLNLEGYVDLIIPRGSNAFVRFVQENTRIPVLGHADGICHLYIDSEANLAQAIAIAVDAKTAYPSACNAIETLLIHQDAAAQGLPPLAAALRAAQVELRGDRLAQQILPDLASATEEDWATEYSDLILAIKVVASVDEAIVHINTYGSRHTEAIATQNPATAAHFMDRVDAAGVYHNCSTRFADGFRYGFGAEVGISTQKMPPRGPVGLEGLVTYKYQLVGDGHVSVTYSGSDAKPFTHRDLDLQ
- a CDS encoding ArsR/SmtB family transcription factor; the encoded protein is MSLGPGYSSEITGMAGDRPPLDDPSCHHAGSSPVDEILSIEKAQRMAEFFGVLGDPNRWRILSALALSEMRVGELATAVAMSESAVSHQLRILRATRLVSYRKQGRNVLYCLKDDHVFNLYREASDHLDEPPEE
- a CDS encoding metallothionein — translated: MTTVTQMKCACDSCLCIVDTSQALEKDGQYFCSDACADGHPEGSSGCGHTGCGCNS
- a CDS encoding cofactor assembly of complex C subunit B; its protein translation is MAQNDPNRVLRLLPLVTGSLGGTLLLLNRVLTPALTESQARSDVMGVILSALLILTGLLWQRVQPTLPEAVALIGEEGLELDEALPDAAKTELAWASHLLLTNTVTRSVVVYRQGKTLLRRGILAPKAEVTPGPILKRVLETGKAVYLVKLSIYPGRVEFDYLPENTQGVICQPMGQGGALILAANAPRSYTRQDEAWIEGIADKLGHTLDTSTITPDVQVEISQA
- a CDS encoding THUMP domain-containing class I SAM-dependent RNA methyltransferase, which translates into the protein MAAYFATVARGLEALAAAELEDLGAQQVEPGFCGVAFEGDLALLYRVNLWSRLVFRVLVKLGECPCRDAEDLYQGIQSIDWRPYLTPELTFAVDATGKNRSLNHTHFTALQVKNAVVDQQRQHWGDRSTIDTQHPEVRLNVHIQDDTATVSLDSSGSSLHRRGYRPAVGAAPLKESLAAALVKLTDWPGDVPLLDPLCGSGTLPLEASMAALNIAPGIFREEFGFQTWPDFDGDLWDRLWQEAEAARKDNLGTWVGGCDRDPDIIHQARLNAQRCDLDEQINFWAADLADLEAPADSGFLLCNPPYGERLGADEDLGAFYKLLGNVLKQRFKGWTAFVLSGNKALSQHIGLKSAQRVAVYNGTLHCQWLKYELY
- the infC gene encoding translation initiation factor IF-3; translation: MVNRQIRSPQVFLIDQENQNRGLMETREALTLAEDAGLDLVVVSNGKDAPVAKILDYGKLQYQQSKRQKQSSKPSLKEVKLRPNVGESDYQLRIRRSVEWLSKGDSVKFLVRLRGREHQHRDRAGELLDRIVKDIGDAGKVQALDKKALVLMITPA
- a CDS encoding response regulator — protein: MSKRILVIDDELDIREVVCLSLEEFGGWQTDSAGSGQEGLDKALAAPWDAILLDVSMPEMDGFAVYEQLQANRKTQAIPIILLTAKVLTSDRDRFCTLGVAGVIAKPFNPVKVWQQVAQLLDWAT